In one window of Zingiber officinale cultivar Zhangliang chromosome 11A, Zo_v1.1, whole genome shotgun sequence DNA:
- the LOC122031240 gene encoding probable inactive receptor kinase At2g26730 translates to MEHSALLLFHFLFLFFSLIAGESDDVRKSLIRFLEKLSPNDPQLAQRLGWNASTDPCNGTAVGWSNLTCIDKKMAVQTISLEGMGLNGTIDAGELCRAPSLAVVRLQDNFIRGILPAEISNCANLMHLYLRNNQLVGSLPSSLADLGNLKLLDLSNNNFSGELPAALSRISGLSGFLVQNNNLNGSIPGFWFRNFGAGYFNVSYNQFSGPIPEGAEDIGSASFSGNQGLCGRPLPNACSPPSPSSSPSPSPSPDQGKKDHWGTREKLILFSGYIALGLFLLAYAAYRVLRKKAAKRNKKIAASESSSPKSSFTMNKTVATGSEHPISTESAATEGSTLVVLKKSTTTAAELKFEELLKAPAELLGRGRFGSVYKVVMADGAALAVKRLKDSGGSGAEFRRRMVRVDMAARHPNVLPAVAFYCSSQGKLVVYEFQQNGSLLNLLRGSNRAGGGAFDWSWRLRVAAGIAEGLAFMHKELDSEGLIGHGNLKSSNILMNAGMDPCISEYGLVVANAGDGADKPDVYGFGIILLELLTGKPVQNDPQELAKWVNSVVREEWTVEVFDKSIVSGAGASEERMVQMLQVGLRCVNPSAKARPSMDQVASMINAVREEDERSLLVSESE, encoded by the exons ATGGAGCACTCGGCCCTCTTGCTCTtccacttcctcttcctcttcttttccttGATCGCCGGTGAATCCGATGACGTTCGGAAATCCCTCATCCGTTTTCTTGAGAAGCTCTCGCCCAACGACCCCCAGCTCGCTCAGAGATTGGGTTGGAATGCTTCAACTGACCCATGCAACGGTACTGCAGTTGGCTGGAGTAATCTGACATGCATCGACAAGAAAATGGCGGTGCAGACCATTTCGCTGGAGGGGATGGGGCTCAATGGCACGATCGACGCCGGCGAACTCTGCCGTGCGCCATCGCTCGCCGTGGTGAGACTGCAAGACAACTTCATCCGTGGAATTCTGCCGGCGGAGATCTCCAACTGCGCCAACCTCATGCACTTGTACCTCCGGAACAACCAGCTCGTCGGCAGCTTGCCTTCCTCTCTCGCCGACCTCGGAAACCTCAAGCTGCTCGACCTctccaacaacaacttctccggCGAGCTACCTGCGGCGCTGTCAAGAATCTCCGGCCTATCAGGCTTCCTCGTGCAAAACAATAACCTTAACGGGTCGATTCCTGGATTCTGGTTCAGAAACTTCGGCGCTGGATACTTCAACGTTTCTTACAACCAATTCTCCGGTCCAATTCCCGAAGGAGCTGAAGATATCGGAAGCGCCTCCTTCTCGGGGAATCAAGGCCTCTGTGGAAGGCCACTTCCTAATGCTTGCTCGCCGCCATCCCCGTCCTCTTctccttccccttccccttcccctGATCAAGGGAAGAAGGATCACTGGGGAACTCGCGAAAAGCTCATTCTTTTCTCCGGTTATATCGCTCTTGGTCTGTTCTTGTTGGCTTACGCTGCATACAGAGTCCTCCGCAAGAAGGCGGCTAAAAGGAACAAGAAGATCGCAGCATCGGAAAGTAGCAGTCCGAAAAGTTCATTCACGATGAACAAGACTGTAGCCACCGGATCAGAGCACCCGATTTCGACTGAATCCGCCGCCACGGAGGGGTCCACCTTGGTGGTGCTGAAGAAATCGACAACGACGGCGGCGGAGTTGAAGTTCGAGGAGCTGCTAAAGGCCCCTGCAGAGTTGCTAGGGAGAGGAAGGTTTGGGAGCGTCTACAAAGTGGTGATGGCTGATGGAGCTGCTTTGGCCGTAAAGAGGCTCAAGGATTCCGGCGGTTCGGGGGCGGAGTTTCGGAGGAGGATGGTGAGGGTGGACATGGCGGCGCGGCACCCGAATGTGCTCCCGGCAGTGGCGTTTTACTGCTCATCGCAGGGGAAGCTCGTGGTCTACGAGTTCCAGCAAAATGGGAGCCTCTTGAATCTCCTCCGAG GAAGCAACCGAGCCGGCGGCGGAGCATTTGACTGGAGCTGGAGGCTGAGAGTGGCGGCTGGGATCGCCGAGGGCTTGGCTTTCATGCACAAGGAGCTCGATTCCGAGGGACTCATCGGCCACGGAAACCTCAAGTCCTCTAACATCCTGATGAACGCCGGCATGGACCCCTGCATCAGCGAATACGGCCTAGTGGTCGCTAACGCCGGCGACGGAGCCGACAAACCCGACGTGTACGGCTTCGGGATCATCCTCCTTGAGCTGCTGACGGGGAAGCCGGTGCAGAACGACCCCCAGGAGCTGGCAAAGTGGGTGAACTCTGTGGTGAGGGAGGAGTGGACGGTGGAGGTGTTCGACAAGAGcatcgtctccggcgccggcgccaGCGAGGAGAGGATGGTGCAgatgctgcaggttggactgagGTGTGTGAATCCGTCTGCGAAAGCCAGGCCAAGCATGGATCAGGTGGCGTCCATGATCAACGCCGTGAGGGAAGAAGACGAGAGGTCGTTGCTGGTCTCTGAATCTGAGTGA